In Mytilus galloprovincialis chromosome 1, xbMytGall1.hap1.1, whole genome shotgun sequence, the following are encoded in one genomic region:
- the LOC143055359 gene encoding reticulocalbin-2-like isoform X1 — protein MNFSCLLVVLAVGFSCGEKETDKHGAGHKPPSHMHHDHEKDGEHNSHYDHEAVLGSKKLEEEFDELSPEESKRRLALLVKKMDVNGDGYVTAEELTQWILTSFQKLDEEDSLEQLKEHDTDKDGKVTWKEYISKQYGYNPEDMEDFKHRDQEDLEDFNKVKKMVEEDHSKFNAADEDKDGALNEKEYVAFEFPYDFKHMHEVEMDRSMKDYDKNADGTISLQEFLGQEGADDPEWEATEKERFTDYDKNNDGKLDREEMKPWILPDNMETATEESDHLIGRADDDKDGKLSETEIVDHSEDFVGSQATNYGAFLPHEEL, from the exons atgAATTTCTCTTGTTTATTGGTGGTGTTAGCTGTTGGTTTTTCTTGTGGTGAGAAAGAAACAGACAAGCATGGAGCAGGACACAAACCACCCAGTCACATGCACCATGATCATGAAAAAGATGGGGAACATAACTCACATTATGACCATGAGGCAGTGTTAG GGTCTAAAAAATTAGAAGAAGAGTTTGATGAGTTAAGTCCAGAGGAATCAAAAAGACGGTTGGCGCTATTGGTAAAGAAGATGGATGTCAATGGGGATGGATATGTAACAGCAGAGGAACTAACACAGTGGATTCTTACATCATTTca AAAATTAGATGAAGAAGATTCTTTAGAACAATTAAAAGAACATGATACAGACAAAGATGGGAAAGTGACGTGGAAAGAATACATTAGTAAACAATATGGTTATAATCCTGAAGATATGGAAGATTTTAAACACAGAGACCAAGAAGATCTAGAAGACTTCAACAAGGTAAAAAAG ATGGTAGAAGAAGACCACTCAAAGTTTAATGCTGCTGATGAAGACAAAGATGGAGCCCTTAATGAGAAGGAATATGTAGCATTTGAATTCCCTTATGACTTCAAACACATGCATGAAGTGGAAATGGACAGATCAATGAAAGATTATGATAAAAATGCTGATGGAACTATCTCATTACAAGAATTTCTTGGACAAG AGGGTGCTGATGATCCAGAATGGGAAGCTACAGAAAAAGAAAGATTTACTGATTATGATAAAAATAATGATGGTAAATTAGATAGAGAAGAGATGAAACCCTGGATTTTACCAGATAACATGGAAACAGCTACAGAGGAATCCGATCATTTAATCGGCAGAGCTGATGATGATAAAGATGGTAAACTATCAGAAACAGAAATTGTTGATCATAGCGAAGACTTTGTAGGCAGTCAAGCAACAAACTATGGGGCATTCCTACCACACGAAGAATTGTAA
- the LOC143055359 gene encoding reticulocalbin-2-like isoform X2: MNFSCLLVVLAVGFSCGEKETDKHGAGHKPPSHMHHDHEKDGEHNSHYDHEAVLGSKKLEEEFDELSPEESKRRLALLVKKMDVNGDGYVTAEELTQWILTSFQKLDEEDSLEQLKEHDTDKDGKVTWKEYISKQYGYNPEDMEDFKHRDQEDLEDFNKMVEEDHSKFNAADEDKDGALNEKEYVAFEFPYDFKHMHEVEMDRSMKDYDKNADGTISLQEFLGQEGADDPEWEATEKERFTDYDKNNDGKLDREEMKPWILPDNMETATEESDHLIGRADDDKDGKLSETEIVDHSEDFVGSQATNYGAFLPHEEL; the protein is encoded by the exons atgAATTTCTCTTGTTTATTGGTGGTGTTAGCTGTTGGTTTTTCTTGTGGTGAGAAAGAAACAGACAAGCATGGAGCAGGACACAAACCACCCAGTCACATGCACCATGATCATGAAAAAGATGGGGAACATAACTCACATTATGACCATGAGGCAGTGTTAG GGTCTAAAAAATTAGAAGAAGAGTTTGATGAGTTAAGTCCAGAGGAATCAAAAAGACGGTTGGCGCTATTGGTAAAGAAGATGGATGTCAATGGGGATGGATATGTAACAGCAGAGGAACTAACACAGTGGATTCTTACATCATTTca AAAATTAGATGAAGAAGATTCTTTAGAACAATTAAAAGAACATGATACAGACAAAGATGGGAAAGTGACGTGGAAAGAATACATTAGTAAACAATATGGTTATAATCCTGAAGATATGGAAGATTTTAAACACAGAGACCAAGAAGATCTAGAAGACTTCAACAAG ATGGTAGAAGAAGACCACTCAAAGTTTAATGCTGCTGATGAAGACAAAGATGGAGCCCTTAATGAGAAGGAATATGTAGCATTTGAATTCCCTTATGACTTCAAACACATGCATGAAGTGGAAATGGACAGATCAATGAAAGATTATGATAAAAATGCTGATGGAACTATCTCATTACAAGAATTTCTTGGACAAG AGGGTGCTGATGATCCAGAATGGGAAGCTACAGAAAAAGAAAGATTTACTGATTATGATAAAAATAATGATGGTAAATTAGATAGAGAAGAGATGAAACCCTGGATTTTACCAGATAACATGGAAACAGCTACAGAGGAATCCGATCATTTAATCGGCAGAGCTGATGATGATAAAGATGGTAAACTATCAGAAACAGAAATTGTTGATCATAGCGAAGACTTTGTAGGCAGTCAAGCAACAAACTATGGGGCATTCCTACCACACGAAGAATTGTAA